The following DNA comes from Mesorhizobium sp. B2-1-8.
CCTCAGGCAGTGGCCTTGCCGCGCTTTGTCGCCTTGGCCGCGACTGCCGGCGCAGCGGCCGGCTTGCGGCCAAGTCCAGTCGATTTCGCCAACGCCGACCGGGTCGCCGAGTAATTCGGGGCGACCATCGGATAGTCCGGTGGCAAGCCCCATTTGGCCCGATAGTCGTCCGGGCTCAAACCGTAGTCTGTCCTGAGGTGTCGCTTGAGCGACTTGAACTTCTTTCCGTCCTCCAGGCAGATGATGTAGTCGGGAAATACCGACTTTTTCGGATTTACAGCCGGAACCAGGCTCGGGCTTTCTACGACGGCCGCGCCAGCCAGCTTTCGGACCGAGGCGCTGACGCTGGCAATCAGGTCAGGCAGGCCGGAAGCCGGAAGCGGATTGTTGCCTACATAGGCCGAGACAATATCGGCGGTTAGCTCGATAACGATCTTATCCTCGATATTTGACAATTCTTTCACCCTATTTCCGACAAAGTCATCTACCCCAGTGAAGACTTTTGTCTATGTATCTTTTTAACCGCGTCCCCCAACGGGCCGCCAAGTCCCAAAACGAATCAAGACTTGACGTCAACTATCTTTATGGGAAATCGACGTCGCGCAAATTAGAAAATCTAATACTTGGAAGTGGCAGACTTGGTTGTCCGACCATCCGCCAATATCTCAAGAATACGCTTCCAGCGGGCACAACGCCCGAAATCCTTCTGCTCAATCGCCTTTTCGGCCTTCATCGCGGCGTAAAGCGGTGCCTCGGCGCCGAATTCCTTGATGAGCCAATGCGCTTCCTGCCTGGCGAGACGTTCATTGTCGTCAAACATAGTCTTGCGCCTCCGAACGCTCCAGGCCGACCGCGACACAACTGCCGATCACGAGGATGGCGCCGGCAATGGCGGTCGTCGTCAGCCGTTCACCGGACAAGGTCAGCAGCAGCGTCGAGGCAATCGGCGTGAGATAGGCGACGACAGCGACCTTGCCGCTGCCTCCGAGCTTCAAGG
Coding sequences within:
- a CDS encoding MucR family transcriptional regulator, with protein sequence MSNIEDKIVIELTADIVSAYVGNNPLPASGLPDLIASVSASVRKLAGAAVVESPSLVPAVNPKKSVFPDYIICLEDGKKFKSLKRHLRTDYGLSPDDYRAKWGLPPDYPMVAPNYSATRSALAKSTGLGRKPAAAPAVAAKATKRGKATA